The Anguilla rostrata isolate EN2019 chromosome 2, ASM1855537v3, whole genome shotgun sequence genome contains the following window.
AGTTTCCTTTGGTCACTGAGGCTAACAGAGGCCATTTCCTTCTTACACTATAAGTTATATGACAGAAGAAAGCCTCCGATACTGTAGTATAGTTTGTTTTAGGTTTTGTTCCTACtctgtactcaagtaaaagcAGCATATTGCATCAGGTGACACTAAAACCACAGCAACACCATATAAATAAGCTAAACTAATAAcatcaattaaaattaaataatttggaTCCCGGTGTTAAAAAGATTGACCAAGGAACAGGCGAAGCAATTTGGCAGCAAATATACCTATATGAAATATTGATCGCTATAATTTTTTCCCTATGCTCGACGATTATTTGGTTGTTCCAAACAGAAATATACatctaaaaaatataaattagaaaaaaaaaatcagtagtTTCATTAGTTTGCCTGGgttcattttccaaaatggaGACTGCGTACGGGAAGCACAGCGTCCAGTTGTACTCCAGCGCAGTTTACTGCGACTTGTGGCGCAGGCCTTCGACACGAACGAGGGTGTGAGAAGAACGACATTAGAAAACATCCAGATGTCCAGAATCGAACTGCACCAATTTTCGCTTTTGCAAAGATTAATATGTGAATGTTGATTAATTTACCTGAGTAAGACAGTTATAAACATTTCCTAACGGTACAAAACAAGCACATTTAATACACAAATACCTACAAAGAAGTTACTCGATTGATAGTGCAGATTTCCTTGCATGGGTGATGCTACACTTCCATTACCCTATTAGCCCGAGTTAATAAGAAGTGTGTAAAGAGAACTGACAATGAACCACAGCACGAGGGGACTTATTCACTAAGGATCTGCTGAAGCACCAACAGCAGGTTCTTAAGGCCGTAGATATAGCCTTCGTCCTGGGTGTGGCCGGGGAAGACATGGGCGAAGTCGATCATTCGGACCTCCACGTCGCCAGCCAGGTCCGGCCCCCGACGTCCCtcgccctcctcttcctgttgggCTCGGATGGCGTTGCCATTGGGCTGCTCCAGGCCGTCCTGGGTAATCAGCTTCCACAGTTCGTCCCGCTGGGCATTGCGGACGTCGTCGGgggcgtcgccgtggcgacccTGGCCGCACCCTCGCCGGTGCAGGGCGTACATGTCGGACAGGCCGTGCCCCAGGGGCCCCAGCAGGAGCCTGTTGTCCCCGGGGCCTATCATGTGGATGTTGTTGTTGTACTCTACGACTCTGTCATTTGGCACCCGTGctttggggggcggggtctccCCCGGCGGACTGCTGGCGGCCATCTTGGGGCCCCCCTCCTGGGGAGAGCCCTCATACACGAACAGCAGGGAGCttgcataaaaatgtaactgGCTCTGACCTTCGAACCACTGAAGGATCTTCTCCACTTTTTTGATGCTGGCGCTGACTGCATCGTTTCTCAGGCTGTTCCCGTTATAGAAGAACTTGGACACGCCTGCAAGGGAACGAGGGAAAAATGTTCTAACATCAGTTTAGCACAGGAGATGTACATTGCCTGTGGTAAACATTTATTCAGCTTAGCATTAATATTCTATCAACTTTCAGAGcgatataaaaatgattttgattcTAACAGGACCAGACTTCTTTGCCAGTCTTTAAATATACATAAAGAGCGCCGTTTGACTGACAGCATGTATTACTAGAGGGGCTTGTACCGTACAGGAACTCCTCCACCTTACGCTAGCAGGCCTGAGTACAAAAGGGCTAGCAGAAGCTCACCGTCTTTGATGGTTTCCTTCACCAGGCCTCTTCCATAATGCTGGTCGTGAGTCTCATAGCTGTCCGAGTTCACTTTGTATATCTGGGGTGAGAGAGGTGTCTTAGTTCTCAGAACTTCTACTTTCCCTTCTTGAGACTGGATCATTAACCAAATTCTGCTCAATTGCTATAATAATGTTCTAGTTGCTTTAAAGAGAGGATAAATCAAATACATTGAAAAATGGCTAATTACAAATTTACTACAAAATAGGTTAACATAGCATAACTGTACAGGACAGCTGCAGAGACCATATTTGCTCTCTTGAGAACTGCGTCATCACAATCATCAGTGAATACGCGACATCTGCTTACATATTGAAATCAGACTACATCAAAGAGATGAAAGACGCATTCAGAGCGTTCTTGTTTAAGATTCACAAAGAGAGCCAGCTGAGATACTGAAACTAAGTCAGAGgtcgccccctggtggtagAAGGACACAATGAATCCGTGGAGAAACGCAGGCCAGCTGCTGGAATTGCGAGCCAGGCCATCCCCGTTCACAAAGCGCTCTTGTGCAGCCGTAACAGCTGAAGAGTGCCGCTCCTTTATTACCCAGTGATGGGGGTAACTATAAAACGAAGGCCAGATCACATGGAAGAAGTTAAATtgagatgaggggggggggggtaaaaggaCATTAGAGCTGTTCCGCAGAAGGCTTCGCTAGCAGGGCCGGGCCTATGCTGCGCTGTCAGGGGAGCATTCCTGCAGTATCAGTGGGATCGGCAGCGTAATTAACTGTAATGGGTCACTTTGCTCAAAAGCCACACGGGGAGGCCGAAGGGGAGGCCAAGCGGAGGAGCGCGAGGCGCTTTTTCCACGCTCCCGGCCAGAGGGCCACAGCCCGCGGGCCCCCGGGGGACCGAAGGGAGGCTCATCCCGGAAACCGCCGATCCGTGCCGGGGCCCCTTGGAGGCCTCTGTTCTCACGCAGGTCGCCCCCGCCGTTCGCCAAAGACCCTCGCCACGGACAACCTCAGGGAATCCATCGGCGGGGGCCAGGAAGGGGGCTGCCATTCTGTCACACGCTCTTTCTAGGTGTCAGAGAGGAAGCTCCGACCCTTCGAGCATCACTCTGTTTCAAGAGGAATCCAGAAGGCTCCGATGTTAATGTAATACATGCATCTTAAACGTAGATGCTTAACGTGAGACTGACCATGTTATCTGATGATTCCTGCCTCACGCACCGTGTATAGAAGCTGTTCTGGGGACGGGCCGCCGCGATGGCTGTCGTGACGGGCGGGGCCCCGGATGAAGCAGATTTGGGAATTGTGGGATAACCGCTTCCTGCCAGAGTGATAACGAGACGTTTCCTCCTCATTTTCCCCGGGCCGCCCCGGGGAGAACGAGAAGAACGCTGCGCTCCGTCGAAATGATACCATCTCCGACGTTTCCAGGGTGTTTACGAGAGACATCGTAAAACTTGCACGGAAAACACCGCGTTCTCCGACAGTCGCTGACGTGACATCCCTGGCGTCTCTTTACGCCGCACGGCGCGTTAATTCGAGCATATCCAGAAGGCCTTGGCCCTACAGCCGCTGTGGAAGAAGCCCATAAACTGCCTGGCAAACCCCGCGCTTCGGAATGGAAAGACAGCTGTATTCAATTACTAAATTAAAAGATGTCACGAGTGCTAAAATCATATTCCGCACAGCAGAAGGGTTagcgagaggaagagagcgaccCTGCTCTTTTTATGTATGCTTAACTCCACAGGCaccaatcaatcaaaatttttACATATGtgtaaataatatgtaaatagtGAGTTAAATACACAGAGTAATTCAGTCAGGGGACTCTTGTGGATTGGTCTGTAAActgtgcaggtttctgtttcagtGCCTGTATATGTATTCATGGGCCTACAGAGTAGAACATATGCTGTAGCATGAACTCAGTAAagtatttaatgaaacattaaaaaatggttATAGCATAACCAACACTGGTCAAATGTTTCCCCAGTTCTGCACAAACGTCACATTTTTAACACTAGCCACACCAGACACTCCAATGATGATGTCTCTaacaaatgtgattttattatttttttgccatttttaaatcttCAACAATGTAATCTTTCTTATTTGTTAATTGTATGCAGTTAGACAAGTATTATCTATTGTAAAATGTTGTTGATCTGTCATGTTGATATACTCAGTAACTGCACAACAGGGGTACAGACTTCTACTAGTCTAGCACCACATTGACGTAATTAaatcatattatattataccAAATTATGTGTTCAGGGAAGTGGGTGAAATGCAGGCTTCAACTGACAGTTCCCAAATGGTCAAAAGTGCTCCATGAAATAGGCGTAAGATGTTGAATTGGAATAGAacatgagatttttaaaaaaaggccagcTCAAAGTGCACTGCTCAAATAGCACAATGGAAAATGGAGGTATTGCTAGATGATAAAAAGGTTTGCAGAGTGCCctgagagagcagcacacagtgGAATTTGCAGTGGAGACATCCTGACTCAAACAAAGGACTGCACTCATTCAGGGGGTGAGTGACAGGGCCAGCTTTCTACGTTTTCAGTGCATTCAGAAGAAAGAGGAACAAGGCCATGTTCACGTaacttaacaaataaaaatgattacaaaaaaaacaaaaaacaacaaatctaCATGCGCAAATCGGGGCCAGCCGCTTGTTGATGTGCCGGGTCTACCTCGGCGGATAGTGAATTCATTTCAGATACGGTGGGAACTGAATTTGATTGTGTCTCAGGGGTGTGCGCATGAGAACCATATTTTCTCTGTTAGCAGCATAATTCCGGAAAACTAGAAAAACGATAAATACTAGTAATCAGGAAGCAAAGGAAAGGACACATAATGTGTACATTGATTTTCTCAGTATCCTGATGGATTACACACCAAAGGTTCAACATTAATGCAAAAGTGAAAAACACACTCTTAATCTAAGATTCAGGGCTGGCATAGGTCTTAGATCCAATCCAACCACAATATTCTATTCGAACCTTATTCATTGATTGAGTGTTCTGCtgtaccactgtgtgtgtgtgtgtgtgtgtctgtgtctgtgtgcgtatgtatatgcGGGTAATGTTTTTCTGGTTCTCCAAGAatattttgctaatttattcTTGTGCACAAAACAGCCGATATCATAATATGGGGCCAGGGGTGAGGGTGCGTCAGGCTCACCAGCGAGGAGGGGAACATGGCTGAAAAGGCTGCTCACTTTCAGCCCAGGGCTGACGCACCTCTTCCCACGCTTTATTTATCGGGCGTCGCGCGGCGCTGCTCCGGACCGCCACAGGCGTATAAAGGCTGATCGAGCTGTTACCGAGGGACGCCAGGCTCCTCCCAGCCCCGGCGCCGGCGGCCGCCATTGGCTGCGTGACGGGCGCGACGTTCGCGCCGCCGGGAGAGCCGCGGCAGCTCGTTGCAGGAGCGTCCGCGGCGGCGGAGGCCCCGTGTCGGGCTCGTGATTTATTTCACCTGGCGAAAGCGCTCCCCGTGCCGCGCGGGGCTTTATGACATTCCCCTCTTCGCGTTATGTAACGTTATTGCATCATAAATCCCATCTCGGGCTCGATGTTCCTG
Protein-coding sequences here:
- the ipmkb gene encoding inositol polyphosphate multikinase isoform X2, translated to MFTGNKGILQHPDGTVLKQLQPPPRGPREMQFYSQVYAEDCSDPVLLELQQYVPKYFGAWSSPDTPAELYLKLEDVTRKFRKPCIMDVKIGQRSYDPFASQEKREQQIKKYPLMEEMGFLVLGMRIYKVNSDSYETHDQHYGRGLVKETIKDGVSKFFYNGNSLRNDAVSASIKKVEKILQWFEGQSQLHFYASSLLFVYEGSPQEGGPKMAASSPPGETPPPKARVPNDRVVEYNNNIHMIGPGDNRLLLGPLGHGLSDMYALHRRGCGQGRHGDAPDDVRNAQRDELWKLITQDGLEQPNGNAIRAQQEEEGEGRRGPDLAGDVEVRMIDFAHVFPGHTQDEGYIYGLKNLLLVLQQILSE
- the ipmkb gene encoding inositol polyphosphate multikinase isoform X1; the encoded protein is MSTVKMSTQHKIMDSSLALGKLEINSTGSLDISHSVTKKGKTVQDGPQTHLNGCVPLSHQVAGHKYGVDKVGILQHPDGTVLKQLQPPPRGPREMQFYSQVYAEDCSDPVLLELQQYVPKYFGAWSSPDTPAELYLKLEDVTRKFRKPCIMDVKIGQRSYDPFASQEKREQQIKKYPLMEEMGFLVLGMRIYKVNSDSYETHDQHYGRGLVKETIKDGVSKFFYNGNSLRNDAVSASIKKVEKILQWFEGQSQLHFYASSLLFVYEGSPQEGGPKMAASSPPGETPPPKARVPNDRVVEYNNNIHMIGPGDNRLLLGPLGHGLSDMYALHRRGCGQGRHGDAPDDVRNAQRDELWKLITQDGLEQPNGNAIRAQQEEEGEGRRGPDLAGDVEVRMIDFAHVFPGHTQDEGYIYGLKNLLLVLQQILSE